From a region of the Cataglyphis hispanica isolate Lineage 1 chromosome 24, ULB_Chis1_1.0, whole genome shotgun sequence genome:
- the LOC126858193 gene encoding disco-interacting protein 2 isoform X4, which produces MAEYIDIGKLPEDVREKLAELDLELSEGDITQKGYEKKRTRLLQQYASKQIGTGNGGIGGGGGDGGGGGGGGDRGIDKGLERTSYGSGGGGEGGGSGSYGGGRPQPRARRTQRRVTHNEKRYHSEVRQEAVQQALAAMQGRPKPSLPMPSKRTSVMARSPDRERRDSGESSSDEDSVVTEESPGAGGPTGTGLSDTSSTGSARDTPPPPRPPARRPPGADITDIAEYTPHAYCNIQPPDVTHVTSNTPVSQQQSATRRPGADRVNRYAHVVEDQNNTGTTGRWKVSAKIQQLLNTLKRPKRRPLPEFYEDDDIELEIAANPKDPNAPKPEGGSMTSAIGEMLSVPSGLPRSLEAAIQRYGSATYKAPVATVLDPNGKLCVTLTYGKLLSRSHKIAYTLLNKALSRGGDCCLKPGDRIALVYPNNDPISFMCAFYGCLQAGIVPVPIEVPLTRRDAGSQQIGFLLGSCGIQVALTSEACLKGLPKTAAGEVVAFKGWPKLHWFVTEHLGKTPKDWLSPPRLTDDTPAYIEYTTDKDGSVMGVTITRAAMMAHCRALTQACGYTEGENAVCVLDFKREVGLWHSTLTSVLNGMHVIFIPYALMKVNPASWMQMITKHRASVAVVKSRDLHWGLLATKDHKDVSLASLRLLLVADGANPWSLSSCDQFLSVFQSKGLRPDAVCPCASSSEALTVSVRRPGRAGVNATGRGVLSMSGLSYGVVRVDQENSLTSLTLQDCGQVMPGSIVVVIKMEGLPSICKTDEVGEVCVHSAATGSQYWGLQGLTNNTFKVSPLQADGTPLGDVEYTRSGLLGFLGPGGLVFVCGSRDGLMTVTGRKHNADDIIATVLAVEPMKFIYRGRIAVFSVRVLRDERICVVAEQRPDCSEEESFQWMSRVLQAVDSIHAVGIYCLALVPPNYLPKTPLGGIHLSETKRRFLEGALHPANVLLCPHTCVTNLPKPREVHSAGDSVTDVGPASVMVGNIVQGNRLASAQGRDMGVLDEDSDNAKKYQFISEILRWRAVSTSDHVIFTSLNAKGAVATSLSCSQLHKKAERIGNLLLDRGRINTGDHVALIFPPGTDLICAFYGCLYVGAVPVTIRPPHPQNLQTTLPTVRMIVDVSKSVLVLTNLNILKLLKTKEANNVVDVKSWPIILDMDDMPKKKLPVMYRAPTAEMLAYLDFSVSTTGMLAGIKMSHAAVTSLCRAMKLACELYPSRHIALCLDPYSGLGFALWCLSSIYSGHHSILIPPSEVEANPALWLSAVSQSRVRDTFCSYGVMELCTKGLGSSVHALKARGVSLACVRTCVVVAEERPRIVLTTSFSKLFSALGLSPRAVSTSFGCRVNTAICLQGASSPEPSTVYVDLRALRNDRVSLVERGSPHSLCLMESGKLLPGVKVIIANPETKGQCGDSHLGEIWVQSSHNASGYFTIYGDESDYADHFNARLVTGNTNEVYARTGYLGFLRRTESVQQSVISDVPGDTTNPAEADLVSNDPELHDAVFVVGALDEAILLRGMRYHPIDIENSVMRCHKKIAECAVFTWTNLLVVVVELDGSESEALDLVALVTSAVLEEHHLVVGVVVVVDPGVVPINSRGEKQRMHLRDGFLADQLDPIYVAYNM; this is translated from the exons AGGTGCGCCAGGAAGCGGTGCAGCAGGCCTTGGCAGCGATGCAGGGACGGCCAAAGCCATCCCTGCCGATGCCATCGAAGAGAACCTCTGTGATGGCCAGGAGCCCTGATCGGGAGAGACGCGACAGTGGTGAATCCAGCAGCGACGAGGACAGCGTCGTCACCGAGGAGAGCCCAGGCGCAGGTGGTCCGACTG GCACCGGTCTTTCGGACACCAGCAGTACCGGTTCCGCTCGTGATACTCCACCACCGCCAAGACCACCGGCGAGAAGGCCGCCCGGTGCCGATATCACCGACATTGCCGAGTACACGCCACACGCCTATTGCAACATCCAACCGCCAGACGTGACTCACGTGACGAGCAACACTCCGGTTAGCCAGCAGCAATCGGCGACGCGTCGGCCCGGCGCCGACCGGGTCAATCGTTATGCGCACGTGGTCGAGGATCAGAATAATACAGGTACCACTGGCCGCTGGAAGGTTTCCGCCAAGATTCAGCAATTGCTAAATACGCTGAAACGGCCGAAGCGCCGGCCGCTACCCGAGTTCTACGAGGACGATGACATCGAGCTAGAGATCGCTGCGAATCCGAAGGATCCGAATGCTCCTAAACCCGAGGGTGGTTCCATGACGTCGGCGATTGGCGAGATGCTATCTGTGCCATCTGGTCTGCCACGATCTCTCGAAGCCGCGATTCAGAG GTACGGCTCGGCGACGTATAAAGCACCTGTAGCTACTGTCTTAGATCCTAATGGTAAACTTTGCGTAACGCTCACGTACGGGAAACTGCTCAGTCGCTCCCACAAAATCGCCTATACTTTACTGAATAAGGCTCTAAGTCGCGGTGGCGATTGTTGCCTAAAACCCGGCGACAGAATCGCCCTAGTTTATCCAAATAACGATCCGATCAGCTTCATGTGCGCTTTTTACGGCTGCTTGCAAGCCGGTATTGTACCGGTGCCCATCGAAGTTCCTTTGACTCGACGTGATGCGGGTTCTCAACAGATTGGTTTCCTTCTGGGAAGCTGCGGAATTCAG gTGGCACTGACCAGTGAAGCGTGTTTGAAGGGTTTGCCAAAGACGGCAGCGGGCGAGGTGGTGGCCTTTAAAGGTTGGCCGAAATTGCATTGGTTTGTTACCGAGCATCTAGGCAAAACTCCCAAGGATTGGCTGTCCCCACCGCGACTCACCGATGATACCCCTGCGTATATAGAATATACCACCGACAAAGATGGTTCTGTGATGGGTGTGACCATTACCAGAGCGGCGATGATGGCTCACTGCCGCGCTCTCACGCAAGCTTGTGGCTATACCGAAGGCGAGAACGCCGTCTGTGTGCTGGACTTCAAGCGAGAGGTTGGCCTTTGGCACAGCACTCTTACCAGCGTGCTGAATGGCATGCACGTTATCTTTATTCCATATGCCTTGATGAAAGTCAATCCCGCCAGTTGGATGCAAATGATCACGAAACATCGCGCAAGCGTTGCTGTCGTGAAGTCACGGGATCTTCACTGGGGTTTACTTGCCACTAAGGATCATAAAGATGTTTCCTTAGCATCTTTGAGGCTTTTGCTTGTAGCGGATGGCGCAAATCCCTGGTCTCTGTCATCCTGTGATCAGTTTCTTTCGGTATTTCAATCAAAGGGACTTAGGCCGGATGCTGTTTGTCCTTGTGCTTCTTCTAGTGAGGCTCTCACAGTCTCGGTAAGAAGGCCAGGACGCGCGGGAGTGAATGCGACTGGTCGTGGAGTTCTTTCCATGTCCGGGCTGAGTTACGGAGTTGTCAGAGTAGATCAGGAGAATTCTCTCACGTCGTTGACGCTGCAGGATTGCGGACAAGTAATGCCTGGAA GTATAGTAGTTGTTATCAAAATGGAAGGCCTGCCATCCATTTGTAAAACGGACGAAGTCGGTGAGGTTTGCGTGCATAGTGCGGCGACCGGTAGCCAATATTGGGGTTTACAAGGACTTACTAACAACACCTTCAAGGTATCGCCTTTACAAGCTGATGGTACTCCCTTGGGTGACGTAGAATATACGCGATCAGGATTGTTGGGTTTTCTCGGTCCTGGTGGACTTGTTTTTGTCTGCGGATCGCGCGATGGTCTCATGACAGTGACCGGCAGGAAACATAATGCTGATGATATTATTGCCACCGTGTTGGCAGTTGAACCGATGAAATTCATCTATCGCGGTAGAATCGCCGTTTTCAGCGTGAGGGTTCTCAGAGACGAGAGGATATGCGTCGTTGCCGAACAACGACCTGATTGTAGCGAGGAAGAG AGCTTCCAATGGATGTCTCGAGTACTGCAAGCAGTCGACTCGATCCACGCTGTAGGAATATACTGCCTTGCCTTGGTGCCGCCCAACTATTTGCCCAAGACGCCATTAGGTGGTATTCATTTATCGGAGACGAAACGCCGCTTTCTCGAAGGTGCCTTGCATCCAGCGAACGTGCTTCTTTGCCCTCATACTTGCGTCACCAATTTACCGAAACCGCGCGAAGTACATTCAG CGGGGGATTCTGTTACAGATGTCGGTCCGGCCAGTGTTATGGTGGGAAACATTGTCCAGGGCAACCGATTAGCCTCAGCGCAAGGACGAGACATGGGTGTCTTAGACGAGGATAGCGACAATGCCAAAAAG TATCAATTCATCTCTGAAATTTTACGGTGGCGCGCTGTCAGTACTTCGGATCATGTGATATTTACATCGTTAAATGCGAAAGGTGCTGTGGCCACTTCATTGTCCTGCTCGCAGCTGCATAAAAAGGCCGAGAGGATTGGGAATTTGCTTCTAGATCGAGGCAGGATCAATACTGGAGATCACGTGGCGCTCATCTTCCCACCTGGTACCGATCTAATATGTGCATTTTATGGATGCTTGTATGTCGGCGCAGTACCAGTAACTATCAGGCCACCGCATCCGCAAAACCTTCAGACAACCTTGCCGACTGTTCGCATGATCGTGGACGTCAGTAAATCTGTTCTCGTGTTGACCAACCTAAACATCCTCAAGTTGCTCAAGACAAAG GAGGCGAATAACGTGGTTGACGTAAAGAGTTGGCCGATAATCCTGGATATGGACGATATGCCAAAGAAGAAGCTGCCGGTGATGTATCGGGCGCCTACCGCGGAAATGCTGGCCTATTTGGATTTCAGCGTCTCGACGACAGGAATGCTCGCCGGTATCAAGATGTCTCATGCGGCGGTGACTTCGTTATGCCGCGCCATGAAATTAGCATGCGAGCTCTATCCTTCTAGACACATTGCTCTCTGTCTAGATCCATATTCAGGCCTTGGTTTCGCATTGTGGTGTCTTAGCAGTATATACAGTGGACATCATTCCATACTGATACCACCATCCGAG GTGGAAGCCAACCCTGCGCTTTGGTTATCAGCAGTCAGTCAATCCAGAGTAAGAGATACGTTTTGCTCGTATGGTGTCATGGAGTTGTGCACCAAGGGCCTCGGTTCTTCAGTTCATGCACTTAAGGCGCGAGGGGTCAGTCTTGCATGCGTGAGGACTTGCGTTGTTGTCGCTGAGGAAAGACCACGGATAGTATTAACGACGAGTTTTAGCAAACTATTTTCCGCCTTAGGCTTGAGCCCGCGTGCAGTCTCCACTTCATTTGGCTGCCGAGTAAACACTGCCATTTGCTTACAG GGAGCATCCAGTCCGGAGCCTTCGACAGTATACGTGGACCTTCGCGCATTACGTAACGATCGGGTGTCCTTGGTAGAACGCGGTAGTCCGCATTCTCTGTGCTTGATGGAATCGGGCAAGTTGTTACCAGgtgtaaaagtaattattgcGAATCCCGAAACGAAGGGTCAATGCGGTGACTCACATCTAGGCGAGATCTGGGTGCAGTCGTCGCATAACGCAAGCGGTTACTTCACAATCTACGGTGATGAAAGCGATTATGCTGATCACTTCAACGCGCGACTGGTTACCGGCAACACGAACGAGGTCTACGCGAGAACTGGTTATCTCGGCTTCTTGAGAAGGACTGAGAGCGTTCAACAATCGGTGATCAGCGATGTGCCCGGCGATACTACTAACCCGGCCGAGGCCGATCTCGTGTCGAACGATCCGGAGTTGCACGATGCTGTGTTCGTCGTCGGCGCTCTCGATGAAGCCATACTGCTGCGGGGCATGCGCTATCATCCAATAGACATCGAAAACAGTGTCATGCGATGTCATAAGAAAATCGCGGAATG TGCCGTATTCACATGGACCAATCTCCTAGTGGTAGTGGTAGAATTGGACGGTAGTGAAAGCGAGGCTCTCGATCTTGTGGCTCTGGTAACGAGCGCTGTGCTCGAGGAACATCATTTAGTGGTCGGCGTAGTGGTCGTAGTGGATCCCGGTGTGGTGCCCATTAATTCGCGCGGTGAGAAACAGCGGATGCACCTGCGCGATGGTTTCCTCGCTGATCAACTCGATCCCATCTACGTGGCGTACAATATGTGA
- the LOC126858193 gene encoding disco-interacting protein 2 isoform X1, whose translation MAEYIDIGKLPEDVREKLAELDLELSEGDITQKGYEKKRTRLLQQYASKQIGTGNGGIGGGGGDGGGGGGGGDRGIDKGLERTSYGSGGGGEGGGSGSYGGGRPQPRARRTQRRVTHNEKRYHSEVRQEAVQQALAAMQGRPKPSLPMPSKRTSVMARSPDRERRDSGESSSDEDSVVTEESPGAGGPTGTGLSDTSSTGSARDTPPPPRPPARRPPGADITDIAEYTPHAYCNIQPPDVTHVTSNTPVSQQQSATRRPGADRVNRYAHVVEDQNNTGTTGRWKVSAKIQQLLNTLKRPKRRPLPEFYEDDDIELEIAANPKDPNAPKPEGGSMTSAIGEMLSVPSGLPRSLEAAIQRYGSATYKAPVATVLDPNGKLCVTLTYGKLLSRSHKIAYTLLNKALSRGGDCCLKPGDRIALVYPNNDPISFMCAFYGCLQAGIVPVPIEVPLTRRDAGSQQIGFLLGSCGIQVALTSEACLKGLPKTAAGEVVAFKGWPKLHWFVTEHLGKTPKDWLSPPRLTDDTPAYIEYTTDKDGSVMGVTITRAAMMAHCRALTQACGYTEGENAVCVLDFKREVGLWHSTLTSVLNGMHVIFIPYALMKVNPASWMQMITKHRASVAVVKSRDLHWGLLATKDHKDVSLASLRLLLVADGANPWSLSSCDQFLSVFQSKGLRPDAVCPCASSSEALTVSVRRPGRAGVNATGRGVLSMSGLSYGVVRVDQENSLTSLTLQDCGQVMPGSIVVVIKMEGLPSICKTDEVGEVCVHSAATGSQYWGLQGLTNNTFKVSPLQADGTPLGDVEYTRSGLLGFLGPGGLVFVCGSRDGLMTVTGRKHNADDIIATVLAVEPMKFIYRGRIAVFSVRVLRDERICVVAEQRPDCSEEESFQWMSRVLQAVDSIHAVGIYCLALVPPNYLPKTPLGGIHLSETKRRFLEGALHPANVLLCPHTCVTNLPKPREVHSDVGPASVMVGNIVQGNRLASAQGRDMGVLDEDSDNAKKYQFISEILRWRAVSTSDHVIFTSLNAKGAVATSLSCSQLHKKAERIGNLLLDRGRINTGDHVALIFPPGTDLICAFYGCLYVGAVPVTIRPPHPQNLQTTLPTVRMIVDVSKSVLVLTNLNILKLLKTKEANNVVDVKSWPIILDMDDMPKKKLPVMYRAPTAEMLAYLDFSVSTTGMLAGIKMSHAAVTSLCRAMKLACELYPSRHIALCLDPYSGLGFALWCLSSIYSGHHSILIPPSEVEANPALWLSAVSQSRVRDTFCSYGVMELCTKGLGSSVHALKARGVSLACVRTCVVVAEERPRIVLTTSFSKLFSALGLSPRAVSTSFGCRVNTAICLQGASSPEPSTVYVDLRALRNDRVSLVERGSPHSLCLMESGKLLPGVKVIIANPETKGQCGDSHLGEIWVQSSHNASGYFTIYGDESDYADHFNARLVTGNTNEVYARTGYLGFLRRTESVQQSVISDVPGDTTNPAEADLVSNDPELHDAVFVVGALDEAILLRGMRYHPIDIENSVMRCHKKIAECAVFTWTNLLVVVVELDGSESEALDLVALVTSAVLEEHHLVVGVVVVVDPGVVPINSRGEKQRMHLRDGFLADQLDPIYVAYNM comes from the exons AGGTGCGCCAGGAAGCGGTGCAGCAGGCCTTGGCAGCGATGCAGGGACGGCCAAAGCCATCCCTGCCGATGCCATCGAAGAGAACCTCTGTGATGGCCAGGAGCCCTGATCGGGAGAGACGCGACAGTGGTGAATCCAGCAGCGACGAGGACAGCGTCGTCACCGAGGAGAGCCCAGGCGCAGGTGGTCCGACTG GCACCGGTCTTTCGGACACCAGCAGTACCGGTTCCGCTCGTGATACTCCACCACCGCCAAGACCACCGGCGAGAAGGCCGCCCGGTGCCGATATCACCGACATTGCCGAGTACACGCCACACGCCTATTGCAACATCCAACCGCCAGACGTGACTCACGTGACGAGCAACACTCCGGTTAGCCAGCAGCAATCGGCGACGCGTCGGCCCGGCGCCGACCGGGTCAATCGTTATGCGCACGTGGTCGAGGATCAGAATAATACAGGTACCACTGGCCGCTGGAAGGTTTCCGCCAAGATTCAGCAATTGCTAAATACGCTGAAACGGCCGAAGCGCCGGCCGCTACCCGAGTTCTACGAGGACGATGACATCGAGCTAGAGATCGCTGCGAATCCGAAGGATCCGAATGCTCCTAAACCCGAGGGTGGTTCCATGACGTCGGCGATTGGCGAGATGCTATCTGTGCCATCTGGTCTGCCACGATCTCTCGAAGCCGCGATTCAGAG GTACGGCTCGGCGACGTATAAAGCACCTGTAGCTACTGTCTTAGATCCTAATGGTAAACTTTGCGTAACGCTCACGTACGGGAAACTGCTCAGTCGCTCCCACAAAATCGCCTATACTTTACTGAATAAGGCTCTAAGTCGCGGTGGCGATTGTTGCCTAAAACCCGGCGACAGAATCGCCCTAGTTTATCCAAATAACGATCCGATCAGCTTCATGTGCGCTTTTTACGGCTGCTTGCAAGCCGGTATTGTACCGGTGCCCATCGAAGTTCCTTTGACTCGACGTGATGCGGGTTCTCAACAGATTGGTTTCCTTCTGGGAAGCTGCGGAATTCAG gTGGCACTGACCAGTGAAGCGTGTTTGAAGGGTTTGCCAAAGACGGCAGCGGGCGAGGTGGTGGCCTTTAAAGGTTGGCCGAAATTGCATTGGTTTGTTACCGAGCATCTAGGCAAAACTCCCAAGGATTGGCTGTCCCCACCGCGACTCACCGATGATACCCCTGCGTATATAGAATATACCACCGACAAAGATGGTTCTGTGATGGGTGTGACCATTACCAGAGCGGCGATGATGGCTCACTGCCGCGCTCTCACGCAAGCTTGTGGCTATACCGAAGGCGAGAACGCCGTCTGTGTGCTGGACTTCAAGCGAGAGGTTGGCCTTTGGCACAGCACTCTTACCAGCGTGCTGAATGGCATGCACGTTATCTTTATTCCATATGCCTTGATGAAAGTCAATCCCGCCAGTTGGATGCAAATGATCACGAAACATCGCGCAAGCGTTGCTGTCGTGAAGTCACGGGATCTTCACTGGGGTTTACTTGCCACTAAGGATCATAAAGATGTTTCCTTAGCATCTTTGAGGCTTTTGCTTGTAGCGGATGGCGCAAATCCCTGGTCTCTGTCATCCTGTGATCAGTTTCTTTCGGTATTTCAATCAAAGGGACTTAGGCCGGATGCTGTTTGTCCTTGTGCTTCTTCTAGTGAGGCTCTCACAGTCTCGGTAAGAAGGCCAGGACGCGCGGGAGTGAATGCGACTGGTCGTGGAGTTCTTTCCATGTCCGGGCTGAGTTACGGAGTTGTCAGAGTAGATCAGGAGAATTCTCTCACGTCGTTGACGCTGCAGGATTGCGGACAAGTAATGCCTGGAA GTATAGTAGTTGTTATCAAAATGGAAGGCCTGCCATCCATTTGTAAAACGGACGAAGTCGGTGAGGTTTGCGTGCATAGTGCGGCGACCGGTAGCCAATATTGGGGTTTACAAGGACTTACTAACAACACCTTCAAGGTATCGCCTTTACAAGCTGATGGTACTCCCTTGGGTGACGTAGAATATACGCGATCAGGATTGTTGGGTTTTCTCGGTCCTGGTGGACTTGTTTTTGTCTGCGGATCGCGCGATGGTCTCATGACAGTGACCGGCAGGAAACATAATGCTGATGATATTATTGCCACCGTGTTGGCAGTTGAACCGATGAAATTCATCTATCGCGGTAGAATCGCCGTTTTCAGCGTGAGGGTTCTCAGAGACGAGAGGATATGCGTCGTTGCCGAACAACGACCTGATTGTAGCGAGGAAGAG AGCTTCCAATGGATGTCTCGAGTACTGCAAGCAGTCGACTCGATCCACGCTGTAGGAATATACTGCCTTGCCTTGGTGCCGCCCAACTATTTGCCCAAGACGCCATTAGGTGGTATTCATTTATCGGAGACGAAACGCCGCTTTCTCGAAGGTGCCTTGCATCCAGCGAACGTGCTTCTTTGCCCTCATACTTGCGTCACCAATTTACCGAAACCGCGCGAAGTACATTCAG ATGTCGGTCCGGCCAGTGTTATGGTGGGAAACATTGTCCAGGGCAACCGATTAGCCTCAGCGCAAGGACGAGACATGGGTGTCTTAGACGAGGATAGCGACAATGCCAAAAAG TATCAATTCATCTCTGAAATTTTACGGTGGCGCGCTGTCAGTACTTCGGATCATGTGATATTTACATCGTTAAATGCGAAAGGTGCTGTGGCCACTTCATTGTCCTGCTCGCAGCTGCATAAAAAGGCCGAGAGGATTGGGAATTTGCTTCTAGATCGAGGCAGGATCAATACTGGAGATCACGTGGCGCTCATCTTCCCACCTGGTACCGATCTAATATGTGCATTTTATGGATGCTTGTATGTCGGCGCAGTACCAGTAACTATCAGGCCACCGCATCCGCAAAACCTTCAGACAACCTTGCCGACTGTTCGCATGATCGTGGACGTCAGTAAATCTGTTCTCGTGTTGACCAACCTAAACATCCTCAAGTTGCTCAAGACAAAG GAGGCGAATAACGTGGTTGACGTAAAGAGTTGGCCGATAATCCTGGATATGGACGATATGCCAAAGAAGAAGCTGCCGGTGATGTATCGGGCGCCTACCGCGGAAATGCTGGCCTATTTGGATTTCAGCGTCTCGACGACAGGAATGCTCGCCGGTATCAAGATGTCTCATGCGGCGGTGACTTCGTTATGCCGCGCCATGAAATTAGCATGCGAGCTCTATCCTTCTAGACACATTGCTCTCTGTCTAGATCCATATTCAGGCCTTGGTTTCGCATTGTGGTGTCTTAGCAGTATATACAGTGGACATCATTCCATACTGATACCACCATCCGAG GTGGAAGCCAACCCTGCGCTTTGGTTATCAGCAGTCAGTCAATCCAGAGTAAGAGATACGTTTTGCTCGTATGGTGTCATGGAGTTGTGCACCAAGGGCCTCGGTTCTTCAGTTCATGCACTTAAGGCGCGAGGGGTCAGTCTTGCATGCGTGAGGACTTGCGTTGTTGTCGCTGAGGAAAGACCACGGATAGTATTAACGACGAGTTTTAGCAAACTATTTTCCGCCTTAGGCTTGAGCCCGCGTGCAGTCTCCACTTCATTTGGCTGCCGAGTAAACACTGCCATTTGCTTACAG GGAGCATCCAGTCCGGAGCCTTCGACAGTATACGTGGACCTTCGCGCATTACGTAACGATCGGGTGTCCTTGGTAGAACGCGGTAGTCCGCATTCTCTGTGCTTGATGGAATCGGGCAAGTTGTTACCAGgtgtaaaagtaattattgcGAATCCCGAAACGAAGGGTCAATGCGGTGACTCACATCTAGGCGAGATCTGGGTGCAGTCGTCGCATAACGCAAGCGGTTACTTCACAATCTACGGTGATGAAAGCGATTATGCTGATCACTTCAACGCGCGACTGGTTACCGGCAACACGAACGAGGTCTACGCGAGAACTGGTTATCTCGGCTTCTTGAGAAGGACTGAGAGCGTTCAACAATCGGTGATCAGCGATGTGCCCGGCGATACTACTAACCCGGCCGAGGCCGATCTCGTGTCGAACGATCCGGAGTTGCACGATGCTGTGTTCGTCGTCGGCGCTCTCGATGAAGCCATACTGCTGCGGGGCATGCGCTATCATCCAATAGACATCGAAAACAGTGTCATGCGATGTCATAAGAAAATCGCGGAATG TGCCGTATTCACATGGACCAATCTCCTAGTGGTAGTGGTAGAATTGGACGGTAGTGAAAGCGAGGCTCTCGATCTTGTGGCTCTGGTAACGAGCGCTGTGCTCGAGGAACATCATTTAGTGGTCGGCGTAGTGGTCGTAGTGGATCCCGGTGTGGTGCCCATTAATTCGCGCGGTGAGAAACAGCGGATGCACCTGCGCGATGGTTTCCTCGCTGATCAACTCGATCCCATCTACGTGGCGTACAATATGTGA